From the Paenibacillus sp. FSL H8-0548 genome, one window contains:
- a CDS encoding transposase produces the protein MKKYLLCDIDKQCSIYSSSLQRIRKQAAWYFQVFAIGTHDESSQDGKRHEEGILRWFHRRMTNGLLEGVNFTYPVERKTFFFMFAMTSILTSNGCPFLFLESATSARFLSVPRSRLPFLVGAWM, from the coding sequence ATGAAGAAGTATTTACTTTGTGACATTGATAAGCAATGCTCGATTTACAGTTCATCGCTTCAACGCATACGAAAACAAGCTGCTTGGTACTTTCAGGTTTTCGCAATTGGAACCCATGATGAATCTAGCCAAGATGGTAAGCGACATGAAGAAGGAATTCTGCGATGGTTTCATAGGAGGATGACAAACGGCCTGCTTGAAGGTGTGAATTTTACCTATCCAGTAGAGCGGAAAACCTTCTTTTTTATGTTCGCAATGACTTCCATTTTGACGAGCAACGGATGTCCCTTTTTATTTTTAGAAAGCGCGACAAGCGCTCGGTTTTTGTCAGTGCCACGTTCACGATTGCCATTCTTAGTCGGAGCGTGGATGTGA